AAGAAGTTCGTCGGAAGTTTTTTGGAACGCTTTATAACACATATTCATTCTTTGCCTTGTATGCCAATGTAGATAATTTCTCTTATGCAGATGCGGAAATTCCTGTTGCGGAGCGTCCTGAAATTGACCGCTGGATTATTTCACTTCTGAATACACTGGTAAAAGATGTAAAATCATATTACGAAGATTACGAACCAACACGCGCCGGACGCGCCATTTCCGATTTTGTCGGTGAAAATTTAAGCAACTGGTACGTTCGTTTAAACCGTAAACGTTACTGGGGCGGCGAGTACGATAAAGATAAAATTTCCGCCTATCAAACGCTTTACACTTGTTTGGAAACTGTTGCGAAATTGATGGCTCCGATTGCGCCTTTTTATGCTGATAGATTGTTTATTGATTTAAATAATGCAACCGGAAAAGAAAAAACTATTTCAGTTCATTTGGCAGATTTCCCTGAATATGACGAGACNTTGATNGACAAAAATCTGGAAGAATGTATGCAGTTGGCACAACAAACTTCTTCTATGATTTTGGCTCTTCGTCGTAAAGCGGAGAAAAAAGTGCGTCAACCGCTTTCAAAAGCTGTAATTCCTGCTCCGGATGAAAAAACGTTTGAACAAATCAATTACATTGCCGATTTGATTAAAGCAGAGGTAAACATCAAAGAATTGGAGGTAATAGCTTCCGATACCGAAATGGAAAATCTGGTAAAGAAAATCAAACCGAATTTTAAAACACTGGGTAAAAAATACGGCAAACAAATGAAAGAAATAGCATCGGAAATGGCTAATTTCTCCAAACAACAAATCAGTGAAATAGAACGTAACGGTGAATACACACTGAAATTGGCGTCAGGAGATGTGATTTTAACTGCTGAAGATGTAGAAATTATTACGGAAGATATGCCGGGATGGTTAGTTTCAAACGAAGGAAAACTGACCGTTGCGCTTGATATNACCGTAACCGATGAATTGTTGCGTGAAGGAATTGCGCGCGAATTGGTAAACCGCATTCAAAATATTAGAAAATCAAACGGCTACGATATTACCGATAAAATCAAAATTGAAATTGAAGAAAATACTGAAATTAACGATGCCGTGAGAGAATATTCGGATTATATTGCTACACAAACACTTGCAAATTCCATCCAATTAATTACGGAATTGAAAGAAAAAACCGAATTGGATTTTGAAGATTATATAGTGGCAGTAAATGTTTCAAGAATGTGATTAATTTATTTGTAAAAAATAATTGGTATTCTAAAAAAAAATACGTACTTTCGCACTTTATTTTGGTGCTGATGTTGAACTTTTTATTTGTAAAAAACCATGTCGGAAAAAGAAAAAACAAGATATAGCGATGCTGAGTTGGAAGAATTTCGTCAGATAATTCTTGAAAAACTGGAAAAAGCGCAAAAGGACTATGAA
The genomic region above belongs to uncultured Paludibacter sp. and contains:
- a CDS encoding hypothetical protein (Evidence 5 : Unknown function) — protein: MINLFVKNNWYSKKKYVLSHFILVLMLNFLFVKNHVGKRKNKI